Proteins from a genomic interval of Hemicordylus capensis ecotype Gifberg chromosome 14, rHemCap1.1.pri, whole genome shotgun sequence:
- the LOC128337453 gene encoding ras-related protein Rab-11A-like: MRGKDDEYDYLFKIVLIGDSGVGKSNLLSRFTRNEFNLESKSTIGVEFATRSIQVDNKTVKAQIWDTAGQERYRAITSAYYRGAVGALLVYDIAKYLTYENAERWLKELQDHADTNIVIMLVGNKSDLRHLRAVPTEEARSFAEKNGLSFIETSALDSTNVETAFHNSLTEIYRIVSQRQMAGGPAETEFSPSSAIEPIKVLPTHQEGKPAPCCQNI; this comes from the exons ATGCGGGGCAAAGATGACGAATACGATTACCTCTTCAAAA TTGTCCTCATCGGGGACTCGGGTGTTGGGAAGAGCAACCTCCTCTCCCGCTTCACCCGCAACGAGTTCAACCTGGAGAGCAAAAGCACCATCGGGGTGGAGTTCGCCACTCGCAGCATCCAAGTGGACAACAAGACGGTGAAGGCTCAGATCTGGGACACGGCGGGCCAGGAGCGCTACCGGGCCATCACTTCCGC CTACTACCGGGGGGCTGTTGGGGCCCTGCTTGTGTATGACATCGCCAAGTACCTCACCTACGAGAACGCAGAGCGCTGGCTCAAGGAGCTGCAGGACCACGCGGACACCAACATCGTCATCATGCTGGTGGGGAACAAGAGCGACCTGAGGCACCTGCGGGCCGTGCCCACCGAGGAGGCCAGGAGCTTTGCAG aAAAGAACGGCCTGTCCTTCATCGAGACGTCGGCTTTGGATTCCACCAATGTGGAGACGGCCTTTCACAACAGCCTGACAG AAATCTACCGGATAGTCTCCCAGCGGCAAATGGCGGGGGGCCCGGCGGAGACGGAGTTCAGCCCCAGCAGCGCCATCGAGCCCATCAAggtcctgcccacccaccaggaAGGGAAGCCAGCCCCCTGCTGCCAGAACATCTGA